Proteins co-encoded in one Erinaceus europaeus chromosome 2, mEriEur2.1, whole genome shotgun sequence genomic window:
- the MSMO1 gene encoding methylsterol monooxygenase 1 codes for MATNESMDIFSSAFLAVEYVDSLLPENPLQEPLKNAWNSMLDNYTKFQIATWGSLIVHEALYFLFCLPGFLFQFIPYMKKYKIQKDKPATFEGQWKCFKVILFNHFFIQLPLICGTYYFTEFFNIPYDWTRMPRWYVILLQCFLCAVIEDTWHYFLHRLLHHKRIYKYIHKIHHEFQAPFGMEAEYAHPLETLILGTGFFIGILLLCNHVILLWAWVTIRLIETVDVHSGYEIPLNPLHLIPFYAGSRHHDFHHMNFVGNYASTFTWWDRIFGTDSQYVAYYEKLKKNKKTE; via the exons ATGGCAACAAATGAAAGTATGGACATTTTTAGTTCAGCATTCTTGGCTGTGGAGTATGTAGATTCACTTTTACCTGAAAATCCTCTGCAAGAACCACTTAAAAATGCTTGGAACTCTATGCTGGATAATTATACAAAGTTCCAGATTGCAACATGGGGATCCCTAATAGTTCATGAGgccctttattttttgttttgtttacctggATTTTTGTTTCAGTTTATACCCTACATGAAGAAGTACAAAATTCAAAAG GACAAACCAGCGACATTTGAAGGGCAGTGGAAATGTTTTAAAGTGATTCTCTTTAACCACTTTTTTATCCAACTTCCATTGATTTGTGGGACTTACTATTTTACAGAATTTTTCAATATTCCTTATGATTGGACGAGAATGCCAAGATG GTATGTGATCCTGTTGCAGTGCTTCCTCTGTGCAGTGATTGAGGATACCTGGCATTATTTCCTGCACAGACTCTTACACCACAAAAGAATTTATAAATATATCCATAAAATTCATCATGAGTTTCAG GCTCCATTTGGAATGGAAGCTGAATATGCACATCCTCTGGAAACCCTCATTCTTGGAACTGGATTTTTCATTGGGATCCTACTTTTATGTAATCATGTAATTCTTCTTTGGGCGTGGGTGACCATTCGTTTGATAGAAACTGTTGATGTTCATAG TGGCTATGAAATTCCTTTAAACCCACTACACCTCATCCCTTTCTATGCTGGCTCACGGCACCATGATTTCCACCACATGAACTTTGTGGGAAACTATGCTTCAACATTTACATGGTGGGATCGCATTTTTGGAACAGACTCTCAGTATGTTGCCTACTATGAAAAGttgaagaaaaataagaagactgAATAA